A part of Paenibacillus donghaensis genomic DNA contains:
- a CDS encoding aspartate kinase, translating into MSLYVMKFGGSSVGDIERMKRVAGRIAAKQDEGHRCVVVVSAMGDTTDELIDQAKQLNEQLPAREMDMLLSTGEQISVSLLSIALQGIGRNAVSYTGWQAGFRTDDTHGRARINEIVPRRVLEALEREQIVIVAGFQGMTLDGEITTLGRGGSDTTAVALAAAIKADACEIYTDVDGIYSTDPRIVKTARKLSSISYDEMLELAHLGAAVLHPRAVEYAKRHQVKLVVRSSFNHNEGTVVKEEASMEQGVVVSGIAYDKNVARISILGVPDVPGVLAQVFGRLAAESIDVDIIVQSGVQDQQADFSFTVALDELQRAKDVIEQLHAELPYREVTSEDNLVKISIVGAGMISHPGVAAQMFEVISGQGVSIKMVSTSEIKVSCVVDSGNLQNLIQVLHTAYNLDTAEQVFVGGPQDRR; encoded by the coding sequence TTGTCACTTTATGTCATGAAATTCGGAGGCAGCTCCGTAGGCGATATTGAGCGTATGAAGCGTGTCGCCGGACGTATTGCCGCGAAGCAGGATGAAGGCCACCGCTGCGTGGTTGTTGTATCCGCAATGGGAGACACCACCGATGAACTGATTGACCAGGCCAAGCAGCTCAATGAACAGCTGCCTGCGCGCGAGATGGATATGCTGCTCAGCACCGGAGAGCAGATCTCTGTGTCGCTGTTATCGATTGCCCTGCAGGGGATAGGCCGCAATGCGGTATCCTATACCGGCTGGCAGGCGGGCTTCCGCACCGATGATACGCACGGCAGAGCGCGTATCAATGAAATCGTGCCCCGCCGAGTACTGGAAGCACTGGAACGCGAGCAGATCGTCATTGTCGCGGGATTCCAGGGGATGACCCTGGATGGCGAGATCACGACGCTGGGACGCGGAGGCTCCGATACCACGGCCGTAGCGCTGGCAGCTGCCATCAAAGCGGACGCCTGTGAGATCTATACGGATGTGGACGGCATCTATTCCACTGATCCGCGCATCGTCAAGACCGCCCGCAAGCTAAGCAGCATTTCATATGATGAGATGCTGGAGCTGGCCCATCTGGGCGCAGCGGTGCTGCATCCGCGCGCGGTTGAATATGCGAAGCGCCATCAAGTCAAGCTGGTCGTCAGATCCAGCTTCAACCATAATGAAGGTACTGTTGTGAAGGAGGAAGCAAGCATGGAGCAGGGAGTTGTAGTAAGCGGAATCGCGTATGACAAGAATGTGGCGCGGATCAGTATTCTGGGTGTGCCGGATGTTCCCGGCGTTCTTGCCCAGGTCTTCGGCAGACTGGCCGCAGAGAGCATTGACGTGGACATCATCGTCCAGAGTGGAGTACAGGACCAGCAGGCTGATTTCTCCTTTACGGTAGCGCTGGATGAGCTGCAGCGGGCCAAGGATGTAATTGAGCAGCTGCATGCGGAGCTGCCTTACCGCGAGGTGACCTCCGAGGATAATCTAGTCAAGATTTCAATCGTAGGCGCAGGCATGATCAGCCATCCAGGGGTAGCTGCACAGATGTTCGAGGTGATCTCCGGCCAGGGTGTCAGCATCAAGATGGTCAGCACCTCCGAGATCAAGGTTTCCTGTGTGGTCGATTCGGGCAATCTGCAGAACCTGATCCAGGTGCTGCATACCGCCTACAATCTGGACACGGCAGAGCAGGTTTTTGTCGGTGGGCCGCAGGACCGCCGGTAA